The Bradyrhizobium sp. LLZ17 genomic sequence TACGGCGGAGGTGTCTCACCGACAGGGGCACGACCAACGAAAGGCCGCTGCATCTCTCGACAAAAGCCGCGATCGCGGCAATTCACGACCCGGGAAGTCGAAGGGAACGAACAAGCAAGAGCGCAAACAACCAAGCGAGACAACAATGTGCAATACATCGGAACTTCCTGAGCCTCGCCTATCCGAGTCCGAGCGTTGCTCTTCAGTCAAGCGCTGTGCGCTGTGTGGCGGCAAGTTTGGTCTGATTCGCTATTATTCCTGGCGCACCGCGCTCTGCTCGAAGAAGTGCGTCGATCGCTTCCGCTCCCGCCGCGAACGCGACCGCCGGTGGTTGTTTCGGGCTCAGGCCGCGTGAGGCTGAGTTGGAGAGTTGACATCCTTCAGTGAATCTGAACCCCGGGAGCCCGCGCGTTGAACCGCTCGTGCAAGCTCTTCTGCTCGATGATTCTCCTCGGCTGCACTGCGACAGTCCAAGCGCAGGAGACGAGACAAGGGGCCGTTCATGGCCAGCACCCACCTCAGGACCAGGCGCTGCACGAAAGATTCTATTCGACCTGGCACATGCCGGACAATCCAGGCCTCAGTTGCTGCAACAGCGCAGATTGCTATCCGACCGATATCAAATACGTCGACGGCCAGATCTATGCACGGCGAAGAGAGGACGGCAGATACATTCTGATCCCACCGCAAAAAGTCGAGCGAAACAGGGACAATCCGGACGGCCGCAACCATCTTTGCGCTCCACCGCCCGCACTCTCTCCGTTGGACAGCGTTTACTGCTTCGCTTTGGGAGGCGCCACATGAGACTCGCGTTCTTACTGGTCAACGGCCGGACGCCCCTCCGGCACACCCGGTGCATGCAGTGCTGCGAGCCGATCGGCGGCAGCTATCTCCGCGAGATCGGGACCCACCTTCCTTACTGCGACCATCAGTGCTACGCGCTGTTCTGCGATGCGCTCGCGAAAGATCGCGTGAGGTCGGCGTCATGAAAATCATGGTCGTCATCACGAGCCCCCGTTGCGCGGGGCTACCAGCAGCACCTGCTTGCGGTCCCTCCGGTTCGGCTATGTCCGGCATGTGCGAACACAGCGCCGTTACCGTGACACGATTGCTACCGGTGCGGCGAGCTCGTGACGCTGTTAATGCAAAGGCGTCCCGGGCCGGCGGCGGGAAGGTCGAGTCGCCGCTGGCAATGTGATCGAGCTGTTGGCCGTCCCGAGTGCGTCTCGTGCTGGTGCTGCACAATACAGATCTGGGCCTTCGCAAGAGCCTTGGCGGGCCCGTACCTGAAGGCCGCAATCTGATCACGATGGAAGGAGGGTGACACCTGGCTACGCGACTGCACTCGCGTGGAAGCCGCAGCACCGAACCTCGCAGCGCCGCGCCCAGCCCCGGCGGCGTTGACTAGGGAGTAGGTGCTGCGGCCGCCACGGGTGTCGCTGTGCCGACCTCGTGCGTGACCACGCGCTGCTCGGACTTCCCGGCGACCATTTCGTTGTCTTCGAAGCGCGCACGACAGACGAGCACGTTCTCGATCACGCGCTGAACGTGGTGGGGAAAGAGCGCTGACGGCCGGCAAGAACGGGATCGACGTCGTGGTGCAGTCGCTGACCGGCGATGTGATGGCGGTGGCGAACCGCGACGTCAAGGCGGGCAATGCCGGCCTAGTGGCCGCGCTGGTCCAGGCGATGGCGACCGGCAACGTCAACGTGACCGCGAACAGGGCGATTGCTGCGCGGTCCGGGATAGACGCGGAAAACTTCGGCTCCGGCGCGATCTGGCTGTCACTACCGCTGATCGCGTGGAGTGATCGGTGCTGCTGAAGTAGCGGAGAATTTAAGGAATGGCAGCCGGAGCCGAACTCCTTCACCAATTGCGCAGCACGTTCTCATGAACGCCCAGATGACGGCCTGCTTGCGCCATCGACAGCGCGTTGCCTGATAAGCTTGACCGCTCCGATCTTGAACTCTCGACTGAATTCTGTCTCTGCATGACCAACCTCCGGCTTCATGAAGGGTTGCGACCTATTGCTTCGCTGTCGCCGACTGTCTAACCCGGACGGTGATCTTTTCCGATACGAGAGGCGGCTCGAACGGATAGTGCCTCGCGTCGCCCAGCACTAGTTGCAGGGTGTGAGCCCCGGGCGGGAGCTCGAGAAATGTTTCGGTCTGTCCTGCCCCGAAATGCAGATGCGATTTGTCCTGTGGGATCGGCTCCTTGGGATCGACGGGGTCGTTAACGTCGACTAGCAAATGATGATGGCCGGCGTTCTGATACTCGTCGCCGGCATGGGTCACTCCCATGTTGCGCAACCCGAACCGAACCGAGAATCCGCCGCGGACCTTCTGCCCGTCATGCGGGGTGATGAAGTAGAGCTTTGCGTCCTTGGGAGCCGTCTTGCCTTGCGAAAAGGCTACTCCCGGAAGTAAGGCGAGCGCCGCTGCCAGCGCGACGCAACGAAGGATCTGCATCAAACCAGCTCCACCAGTTAAGGACTGAGCACCACGCGGAATCCGTGCGTGGGATAGCGGACATTGGTGTCGTAGCTATCGCGATTGGACGGCCGCACATATCTCGAATCGTTCTTCCAGGAGCCCGAGCGCAGGACATGCGCGCTGCAGTCCCCGCTGCTCCATGCCGAGCCGTCAACGGGCGCGCCCTGGTAGGTTTTGTGCCAGCAGTCCTCGACCCACTGATCGACGCCGCCACCCATGTCGTGGAGCCCGAACGGATTCGGCCTGAAGCTACCGACCTTGGCTGGCTGCTCGGACGCGAGATCACCGCAATCCTTGCAACCGGCCACGCCCGTCTGCAGCTTGTCGCCCCACCAATATTTGGTCTGCGTTCCGCCCCGCGCGGCATATTCCCATTCAGCTTCGGTGGGAAGCCGATAAGTCTTCTTGGTCGCTTGGGCGAGATAGGCAGCATATTGTTGTGCGTCGGTCCAGCTCACATTACTGACTGGCGCATCGTCTTTGCCAATGGCCGTGAAGCCGCACGCCTTTGCAGCGGCGCACTCGTTCCATTCCTGAACGGTCACTGGATATTTGCCGATCAAGAACGGCTTAATCGTAACCTGGTGGACAGGACGCTCGGTCGGATCGTCATTGCTTCCCATCGCAAAGCTGCCGCCGCAGAATCGCAAGCATCTCGGGTTCGCGAACGGGAGTTGCCGATTGACTTGGCGTCGGAGCGGGCGAGGGTGGTGACGAAGCCAACGAGGGAGAAGGCTGCGGCGTTTGCGTCGCGGCCTCGCGCGGCGGAGCTTGTGGGCTTGGTGGCGCGACCGGAGAAGGGGTGGGCACCGAGGCCTGCTCACCCACCCTGCCGGGCGGCTGCGTCAGCAGATACCAAAGCACGCCGGCGGCAATCACCATAACCGTGAGGCTCAGGAGGAAGATCAAGGTATTCTCGCGCCGACCCCGGGTTTTGCCGATCGCATCCGCGTCCGGCAGGACGCGATAGACGCGCACCGGATCGGTGATGTTTTTGACCTTGCGGTCGCCTAGCGATTCATAGCCGCACACCACCTTGTGCTTGATCTGTTCATAGATCGCCCCCGAGATGTAGACCTGACCAGGCTCGGCAATGCCCTCGATGCGTGAGGCGATGTTGACGCCATCCCCGTAGACATCGTCCGACTCAACGATGACATCGCCAAGATTGACGCCGATCCGGTATTCGATGCGGGATTCCTTTGGAAGCGAGGCGTTACGGCCGACAAGGTTCTGCTGGATGACTATGCTGCATCGGACGGCTTCAACAGGGCTGTCGAAAATGGCAATGAAGCCATCGCCCGTCGTCTTCACGAGACTTCCATGATGCTCGATGATGCTGGGCTGGATGAGGTCCCGCTCGATCCGCTTGACACGTACGTGCGTGCCCTCCTCGTCAGTCTGCATTAAGCGACTGTAGGATGCTATGTCACCGACGATGATCGCTGCGAGACGACGAGGCCCGATGCCATGCGTAGGGGGCCCACCGTTATTCCCGGATCTGAAGTTGCGAATTTCGCCCATAGCGGGGACCCACAAACTTGCAAAAGCCACTCCGGCATACGACCGCACAAGAGGATCATCTATAAGATACATCACATCAATGAACGGAGACAATGTTGAAGCACTCATCTGCGTCGCGTTCCAGACAAATAAGGCCCACATGGATTAAACCTTCTTGGCTGTGGCGCCGACTAAGGCTTCGCCGTTAGCGCGTATGAGAACCGCAGGGTTCCGGAGGCTAAAACTCGTTTGTGATCTTACTTGTCGTGGCTCCATGCTCTCGCCGGTGGAGCCTCCGGCCAACCGGTGGGCTTCGGCAGTCCGAGCGTTCGCTGGGTAGATCGTTCGCGGAACATTGGGCCAATTGTGGAACATTTTTCCCATACCGCCGCACAACCGACAACCGGGGGCGAGCGCAAAGCGCCAGAGCCCGCCGCTCGTCCCGACGTGTTTCGAAGGCTAGCGCAGCTAAGATCGAAGGATTCCCACTCGAGCCGGTTTCTCAAGCTCCGAATCGGCGTTCCACGCGGCCGGCAACTCGCGTCCTTGCTCGATCGCTGCTCTAGTTATCGCAATCGGCAGCCAACCTGAGCTTTCTAAGGAACGGCGCAAACCCATCCGTTGGGGCATTCCTTTGCAACACTCGCTCGAACATTTTGGGTGGACGGCTTGACGGGTTTCTTTGCGACCTTTGCGCGCTTTTGAGCTTCAGCCTTCGACGCACACGGATCATGCCAGTGACGAGGACCGAAATCAGGCGACTGTCTAGGATCGCTGATCGGAGGAGCCGGCTGAGCCTCTTGCTGCACAGCTACGAAGCTCGCCTCTGTTTTCTGCTTGGGCAGCTCGACGTCTCTCTCGACCAAAATTTGCAGCCTCTTGGATTTGTTCGTGGTCGCGGCCGAGGGTGACGCAGCGAACTGGGGCATGCGACTCCGCGATTGGATCCGACCTGTTGCCTCCAGCGGAAATCGCACAGATTGCGACCACGCCAAGTACACCAAACACAATTGCTCTAAGCATTTGCCAATCCCACACCGGCAACGTTAGCAATTTGCTAC encodes the following:
- a CDS encoding DUF4399 domain-containing protein, with the translated sequence MQILRCVALAAALALLPGVAFSQGKTAPKDAKLYFITPHDGQKVRGGFSVRFGLRNMGVTHAGDEYQNAGHHHLLVDVNDPVDPKEPIPQDKSHLHFGAGQTETFLELPPGAHTLQLVLGDARHYPFEPPLVSEKITVRVRQSATAKQ